ATAAGCAGAAGAATCAGTGGGCCAGAGGGTGAGTAGTGGAAGAGGATACGGGGAGCAGAAGAATCAGGCAGCCAGGAAGAGACCAGAGTATCAGAAGAGCTGAAGAGCAGAGTCCCAGAAGGGGCTGAAGGAGTgggggaagaggaggaggaggagaccTAACAGAGGAAAAGGCCGCACCATTTGCGGCTAATTTTGTAAATCATGATATCGTAATTAATTTTTGCAGCAGGCACCGCAGAAACAACAATGCAACAATGCGGGGCAggcaacaccaacacaaagtCTGGCAGAAAGAAAAGGGATCCGTTGCCTTCGTCTCCTCCTCCCACCATTCTCTCGTTTTAGCCAGAAATCCTCGGAGTCGAAGGCGAAGTCGAAATCTCTGCCTCCGCGTGGCAcacacagagaaagagaaaaaacCAATTAATATTTGAGCAATGCTCCTGCGGCAACAATTAAAGTcaacggcaatggcaatgcagcaacaacagaaacaacagccTGGAACGGCAACGGACAAGAAAAGATTTTTATTGAGATCTCAAAGATGCAAAGTGATTCGAATTTGATTGCACCGCGCGTGCGCTGTGGCAACGTTCCTCCATCTCCCCCTTGAGGGActcgctccctctctctctgtctgtctctgtggCATCTTCATTCCTGCCTCTCGGTTCTGCCCCGTTTGTCGGCCAGCAGAGGCGCAGTGGGGCGTCAGAGGTGTGAAAACCCTGCTGGGTCTTAATGCAAGCTAATAAGAAGCAGCACCGAATGGTGCACGGTGCAGGGTGAAGGGAGCAGGGCACAGGGAGCACGGTGCAGGCGGCACCCAGAAAGAGAACTCCGACAGTCGGATCGTTTGGCCCTTGATCGGTGGTTACATGCAACCGAAATACAGGGACAAAGCGAGAATGAGAGTTGgggggatgtggatgtggcatGACCAATGTGATGGACACTCCGGGAGTGGGGAATGATTGGCAGTAACCAATGATCGGCATGGAAGATCACTTCATTGGGAGAATAAGGAGAGAAAGCTCAAATCTGGTCTGCAAGAACGCAAGAACGGAACGGTAGTGAGAGGTGAAACAATAAATAGTCAGCGGATAAGAACATCAGAGCTGATCTGCATTTGAATCATAACCTAAAGAAGTATCATCTACAACATCCGAAAGAACTTGTTAGAATGACATGCAATCGAATATTATTATTAGATCGTAGCAAAAACGTATCACACCTCCCACCCCACCAACCGATGGGCACTGCCGCATGACGGACGGCGCGTTTATCCGAACCGGTCTTGtacatgcaggaaagataggtAGATGCTAGACTAATTAATATTTATGGAAAATGAGAGCTAAACTGACTAAGAGAACTAAACATGCACTCATTTATGTATTAACAATTTATGAGAAGATGGAAATCAGTAGCAGATAGTAGAGTACACGAAGGAACAAAGTTACTATAAAGTTAAGAGTGGATCTAATAGGAATaatgaagtttatgcggctcaacaagCCAGGGCCATTCACGTCACCCCTGATCATGTTGTGTATCGAAATCATACGAATCTTTTTTTCCACGTTCCACGTTTTCCAAGGAACTTGTTAAACTTCAACAAACAAAATACCCATAAAAAGTAGGCAGAAATCTTAAGAAGGCCTAAATCAGCGTAAAGAACTCAACTGCATAATAAGAAATTAGAGAAAGTTTATCAGGAAACATCACTGTAGAGAAAGACTAGCTTCGAGAGTAGTAAATTTTTAGCAAGAATTCACAGTGCAAAATCAGACACGAATATTCAAAAGTAAAAATTGACTGtgaaattgacaaaaataAAGCTAATACCTTTTATTCAAATCATATGTAAAGAAAGATGCCATTTCGTTGCAGGAAAGGAGGAATCATCTGTAGAGGAAAAATCAGATATTGAACAGATTGTTTTTTGGGGTTAATTTGGCATTGGTTATGACTAGGCTCCTAGATTTGACGCATATCCTTGCCACCGGCGCCTCCTGTAGTGATCTTAGCCCGGGTCTTGGTCATCTTCCGCTGGCCAATGCTACGATGGAAGGCTGTTAGTGGTTAGTGGTTCCAGGCAGTCGCTTCATTGCCGATCGGAGCACTTGGCCTGGGATGAGAGGCTCTTCAATGCTGTAACAGGACTCCCCCCTCTCGTCGCTGAACAGCGGCTCCTTATCCGCGGCGTTGCACAGAGACTCCTCGTTGTTGCACGGAAGCTCCCGCTGCTGAACACTGCTCCGAAGATCCACGTACTCAACCTCCACGTTGCATGGGGGCTCGTCCCCGGGACTGCGCTTGGCCAACTTGATAGGAATGCGGAGTATCCCATTCGACTGGGCGAGAAGGCCCATATCCATGCCCAACTCTATCCCATACTGCACAGCCTCCTTGGGGGTGTCGAATGAACGGATGAGGGCCATCATGGCTTCATCCATCTGAGCACACGCTTCGATTTGACGGCACATATCATCCACGGCGGCGCCTACGAGTAAGAGGAGAAGTCAATTCCCGATTCCCCATATACTATTGGTATTGGTATGCATGTCCTTTAAAATACTTACTCTGGAGGGGCTTGCCATGTAAAATGGCAATTATATAAGGCAGCACCGATGCCAAGGGGTTGTCCATTGCAAATTTGTAAAAAATATAATTATGCGTTTTTCTAGTTTTGTTATGTTGCGATATTGATACTGAATGAAATTACAAAGTGTTCTGAGACCGTATATTCCATTCCATTGACATTCAATCTGAAGTTGTACTCCCCCGAAAGCACACTCTCCCTCGAATCCCTGACACCTTATAGAGAGGGAATGATCCAACAGATTGCGCTGATTACGATACATTAAATCAATGATGCAGAGCCCCTTCTCCGTCTCCGACCTCGACTCGTCCCATGGCCATTCAGGCAATGTCCAGCCCATTTCAACCACACAACTTAACCTCCTTCCAACCACACAAATCGGTCAACTAAAACAGCCCCTTCTTCAGCTCCTTTCCCTGTTCCTTGTCCCTGGCTCTGGTATTGATATGGCAAATAAACCACTGAGTGGCAAAAGGCGACAGGGGGGAAGTCGACCCGTGAGGGGGACACAGCACAGAGACGTGTGGCACAGAAGCAGaggaaggcaaaggcaaaggcaaaggaaaAGGAAATAAGAATCAAATCAAGCGACAAATAAATGTAACAAAAtgtggcaacaacaacaaagcaGCGGGGCAGTGGTGGCAGTAGCACAGGCAGAAGGACATCCAAGGAGGCGGCCGCAAAAGGCGACCTCAAAACGGCTGCCTAAAAACTCAATTACATAACAATCTGTTCACATTTTTTCACACACCATCAACTTTAAATGAGCTAGAGGCTGCCggctcctgcctcctgcctcatTTCGGGGGCAAGGgatgcttctgcttctgctgctgcatggCAATGCCAAAACGGTGGGCGGTGGGCCAAAAGCCACTCGAAATGAAATTACGAGCCCACACTACgaggcaacaacaacaacaagaacgaCTAGAAAGAACTAATATCCTCGAGGGTCGAAGGTTGAGATACCCTTACAGATTCTTTTGTATGATTTTTGGATTTTGGATACAATTTGATTTGAGCTAGGACAAATTTGTGATATTGCTTACTGCAGAGGCACACGTGCCTCGACATCAAGATACTCACTGGAGGAAACTCTCACTGGGAGAGAGCGACTTTATGAGTACCGAGTATAAAACCCATGAAAAACCGAAAATGTAGCTTGATTCAGAAAAATAATGAATATTTTCTCTCAGACAAAGTTTATGAATGGATTATATACTTACATGAAAGACACTAAATCATTCCAATTTAAGCCAATCCAAAGCCACGAAGAGTACTACTGCTAATTTGTAGCAGGAATTATAAGCATATCATTCACAGCATTGTTGCATTCTTTTTCACGATATGTTTTATAAAAAAGTAACCCACAATAAACAAAATACAGCTGATGTTTTATAAGCTCCCAGGGATTCCAAAAGTTATTTTCAGTGAATGAAACACAAGAAATGAGTCGGAATTCTGCAATAATCACCAAACTAGTTACAGCTTTAGCAGAAATCAATGAAAAAGTGATCGCATAGAAATAAGAGCATATGATCCTAATAGCGGAGTTGCAGATGAAAGTCCCCATACCCGTCTTCAAGAGTATATAATACATGTCGCCACGAATGTACGAGTATGCTGCAAAGTTGAGGGTTGGCCAAGAGTAGAGTCTAGCCCAAGGACGAGACGGAGGAGGATGTCTAAGGGGGAGGGAGGTGGGCAGACAGGGCCATAACAACCGGGGGACACAAATTACAATGTAATTTATTTGCCGCCGGAGCGCACAAACAGCGTGGAAGGGAGGCAGGGGACCGGGACCGGGACCTGCCCAGAAGTTGGCGCTAGGGAAAATCAATCGCGACAGCACCCAAAAGAGCAAGGACCAAGGAGCATCCGGTAGAGCCCCGAGAGAAGAAtgtattatatattttttggggGTTGACAGGCGACAaacgacagacagacggacagaccaGAGACGAGCATCAAACTAGCCAATGAATGTCAATCgttgttgtcgttgatggCTTTGATGtcctcatcgtcgtcgtctttGTCGTTGAAGGAATGTGCCAAAATTCCCTTCAGAAAATCCCCGCATAAGATGGCAGCCATCAAAGTGATGGGCAGCACTGAGAGTGTTGGACAATGCCATCATAGCGCAATGTTTAATAGAAGCATATAGGTGTATGCTTATGTTTTCTATGTATAAAGAATATATCTCATAAAGAGGTCATTAGCAGTACGGAAAGTCTTAGAATTATAGAAAATTATGTTGCCCCTCCCCCCACTTAATGGTCTAAGTGGAGTGCTGTAAAATACTCATAGTAAGGACATTTTTAGTCTTTAAAATGGTTTGCATAATGAGGATAGATGCAGTGAACAAATTTATGTATTGGCGGATCAGTTTTTTCATTCTTATTCTTAAGTCCAGTGGAAAGTCCAACCCCATTAAGAGAATGTATGTGAAGTTCAATAGAAACAGCACAATCGAATGAGGAATAAGTGTTGGATAGCAAAGAAGGTATTCAATTTTTTGTGGGATTTTGCTACGAGTACTACTTTTTCTGAAGGTTTTAGTAATGCTCCCGGTATCCAGGATATTTCCAAATTCGATTCGATCTCCATGGAGCATTTAGTTTAGTTGTTTTGTCATTTGTCAAGATTGTTCCCCcattgtctgtctgtctgtctgtcagtaTGTGGGGGCGTGCGTGTGTGCCAAGTCATTGCAATTTTATGAGCCTAATGACGAATCCACCCATCCTCCCACATTGAAGCCGCATGGATGGAGCGGTGGAGATGGGGACTTCGATTGGAGGACGTTTCGGGTATTGTTTTTCATTATGTCTACGCTCTCTTTCTGAATGTCAAAATGGATTTTCGAACATGTCTGCTAACGATGTTGtttttctttgatttttcCCCTCCACTCCGCTGGTGGGTGGGGGCACAGCCACATCTCTCACGTATAGTTCTGTGTTGTTTTCTTGTTGCTGGTTCGCATTCGCAATTATTCATAATTCGTGGGCTCATAAAAATAAATGCGCTGCTTAGCGTAATTGCCATAATTTCGTGTGACTTGGCTTTGTGTGGTGTGCCATCCACTGGAGCAggggcagcaacagcagcagcagtggcagtagtGGCAGTGGTAGGGGCAGCCGCTATGTGAATAAGCGGTTGCAAAAGGATGGGGGAAACCACAGGGTTGTTGCCCATTCAGTGCAGGGGTTGCCACGCTTCGACTTTGGCTTGAATTGCAAACCGAGAGATTTTTTATTGTCGAAGACACCCAAAAAAGTGGGCGTTTCTATTAGCGACACACATGTGTGCTGTTGTGCCTCCTGGTCGCGCTGCATCTGTTGATCACTCGCTTAAATTTCAGTGGTTCGTGCCACAGAATCAGGATGGCCAGGATGCAAGCGGTGGGcgtgtcgctgtcgctgtcgcccGGCTATGTTTTTGATGCCCACAATATGATATGCGGTTGACATCCTTGGGTTATGGTCTATCTGTCCCAATGAGGGCCAATTAACACGCTCATTAATTGGTCCAATCGTAAATCGAGACCACAACTGGCCACATTTTgaggaatgggaatggggggAATAATTATCTTAGTTTTTGTTATCCCCTAATAGGATAATGAGACAGAAAAGTATTCAACGTGCGCTTTGAACCAATAGATAGAAAGATGGAAAATTAAAGATTTAAGGAAAACTGACGATAGGGAAATCATAGCTTTTACCAACGATAGATCGAAAGATGCAAAATCTAAGAAGAACTTATGATTCCAGCCTTTCAAAAGTTGTTCCTGAAAATTCAATATTCAATCTGTGCGATACAGGACCGACATCAGtgccccctcccccaccctGTTTTGCCATTCCCTCATTTATCATTAGTTATTTTCAAATACCATAAAACAGTTCTGCAATTTCCTGCCTGTCATTCCCTAAGTTTTCATATCCGTCCGCAATAATGCTACATCCCCCATCACCCACGCACATCCCGCATCGCTGCCCCTCTGGCATTTGATGGACAAATCAAAGAGACATTTTGAGCGTAAAATTCCCACACAAAGCATCCTACATTCCACATCCAATCCAAATTTGCCTGCTTGCAGCGAAAATTTCCCAGCTTGGCGTTTGGCCGATTTCCCATTATTTCGTCATGGAATTTCCCTGTATTCGTGTTGTGCTTTGGTTTCGTTTTTTTAGATACTTATGAGTTTTAACGTATATTTTAGTTGAAaacataatttttttttaggaATTTCCCATAATACGATTTTTCAGATGAGATTAATCAACAGATTCTAAGAGATTATGAAGTGAGTGAAAGATGTAGTACAGGATGTGGTGATATACAAGTGAAAATTCACTCTTTTTTCCAGCTATTTTTTGGGAGCGTGAAGTGACCGAGAAAGGTAGATGTTTGATTTTAACATTAATATGTAATAAAtataatacatatacatatagtgACATCATTTTTATTAAAGCTCATCATGATCGTGTTGGGGGTAAACATTTTTCAATAGTCCATGCAAAATTTCCTGAAACAGATAAACCTGTCCATTCGTAAATACAGTAGGAGAAAATGATTAAATATCCCATGATATGGCTATAGATCTTTTTTTAATGAGCTGGCTGATGACTGTAATCATTTTCATTTCCAGTTAAGTTTTTCAAAAAGTTTATAGAGGACTTTGAAAAATaagaattaaaaaaaaaatttataaatATGTAAGAGAGCTTAGACTCTTCAAAAACTTCCATGATTTCGATTGGTTTTCAAGCTTTATAATCATCTACCGAAAATCTGGAGCAATTTCACTTCAATTCCTACACCCTACATGTTAAAAATCTTTTGAAATATCACTTAAAGAGATGTTGGTGGAGAAAGTATGCAGCATTACAATGATCTGGGAACTAACTTTTAACTCTTGAATGGAAATCTTTTTAAAATATCCCTCAAAATTATATACATTGGGATAACGTCAAATTACCCTAATTTTTAGTACCGAATTAGATCATCTCCACTCGATTAAGTATATTACGATTCTGAAGAGAGTAAGAGACACTACCCTCCAAGGTCTAATATAATGGTTTGGAGATATATATAttcatgtacatacatatgtgtatattCTTATAGGGTTCCTTATTCATCTCCACTTGGGCAATGATCGttcttaaatatctttataaGATATGAAGGCTACTGGGATCGAGAAGATCGGCGGAGAGTAGTGATTGGGATAGTACGGAGATCAGTTTGTAAGTTGTTCGTTATATAACACAATATTTACAAATTACAGTGGGGATCAtcattatatatgtatgatcAATTACGGATATCCAGATATACAGGAAGATCCAGTCAAGGAAGATGCTGATTAGAAAGCGAGAGTACTAGTTTCTACGATCAAAGATCTAATGGCATATTCAAAAAGTTTGGAATAATAAGTATCCTAGACTCTTGAATAAGTTCTGCAGTAATCTAAACGTGTTTCTTTCCTTATATTAATCTTCTTAAATTGTACCTTAAACAGAATCTCTGTAATGTGTTGTGTATTTTTCGAGATTTCTTTTAAAGGATCTCTGACTCAACTTCGATGTCCTCTTTGCGGAGTTCATCATCTGCGAGTATTGACAATCTGCCAGTTCCGCTTCAGTTGCCATCATCTCTTCACTCGAACAGATTCTGATTAGATGCACCTCAAGCATAACTTCAAAAATATTCCCCAATTCCCCGCAGTTCTGAGTGTTTTTCTCTCTGATTCTTTTTTTCAGCTCTCATCTATGGCCCCTCTTTTCCCcattctcttcccatttcccGATCCCATTTCCGGTTGGTTTTCTAAAAAAGTTTTCCCGCTACCTGGAGGcaagaaaaaaagagaagTGAAAACTTTTGCTGGcacaaaaaataattaaaattcaTTCGTTTGATTTGCAAAAGAATGTGGCAGGGGCACGGGGATTGGGGCCGGGGCTGTATGCGCGAAGGACATGGAGCTTTCGCCACCACCGTACCCTTGGTGGGGCAACGGTGGCGGCCATTTTGTTAAGGGGGTTTCTGGGGGAGCaaacttttgcaacaaactgtAACAGAATTAATTAAGTTTCGGTACGCATGGAAATTTTATTAACAAAGTGGCAGGGGGCAGAATGGTGGGGTAAGGAATGAGGCGTTGGCTACCACAGGTGTGAGGGGGATGTGTATGTGGCAGGTCGATGGGTGGCTGGCTGTCGTTTTTCGCCCACTGGCGCTGTATGTCATTAATAAAATGAACACCAATACATGCAGactgacagagagagagagagagagagagagagacaaagtTGCACATGTGACAAGAGAAAGAGAATGAGAGAGAGGTGTATGGAGAAAGAGGAAGAAACAAGGACAAGAGAGGAAGTGAGCAAAAGAGAACGAAGGGCGAGTTGGCGAGCAATTAAGCAACCTGCCAACAAAACATCTGACAGATGAGACGCGGGACTTTCCCCGTTGGGGCAGGAAGGGGTCGGCGGCGGGAGCAGAGGTCATTCTGCTCCACAGACTCCACAGAACACAATGTCATTGATTGCCCTGCGAGCGAGGAGGAGTGTCTggttgtgggtgtgggtggaAACGACCCCGCTGCATGGCAAATGGGTTAAGTGGAGCATCGTTTGGCGCTGCCTCAGTCGGAGCGGATGCCTCAGTTGGCGTCGCTGCCCAGGCGCCTAATAAAATGAATGATTCatgcgcagcagcagcaacagcagcagcctcgGAAGTTGGAGCTGTTTCTCCCGCTCCTTCTGCTTGGAGGAGTTGTCGTGCTCCTTTTGCTCCTCTTCGTCCTTCGGCAAGACGAGGCGTTTATGTTAACAAATTAAAGGCAAATTGGCTGGCGTCGGCTTTGTGTGTGTATGGCCATCCCGCTTGCACGCATGGCAAAGTGAATGCCTTGGAGAGGAGCGGAAACGTAATTGAAAAGAAAACGCGCAAGAAACGCTGGCAAAGCGCGAGAGCGAACGAAAAAGCGCGTGAAAAGTTGGGAAGAAGAAAAAGCAGGCAGCCATAAGAGGAACAACAAATCAGCTTATTGTTAATTAATTGTTAACGAATTTTCATTTTCTATTTTGCCAGGAAAATGGCCATTTATGTTTGTTGGAGGTGGAGGCGTTTTGCGGGCGGCCAAAGTCGCAGAATGCCAGTTGCGCAGCGGCAGAGCAGCGCCAGGGCAGCGCCAGAGCAGAGAGCCGAGCATATAATAATTTGATGGAGAAACAAATTGAAAAAATGCCGCATAACTCCGCCCTGGAAAACTTTgccgcacacacactcacacacacacacacacacagcctgAAGAAAATTGAAAACTCTTGAAGTCGTTTTTGGCAATGGCGACGCAGCAGGCAGTAGGCAGCAGACTAGCAGGCAGGCAGCGGCGCTGGCAGAAAAATTCCCCCTATTCGTGGAAAGCCAATGGAAGCG
The Drosophila miranda strain MSH22 chromosome XL, D.miranda_PacBio2.1, whole genome shotgun sequence genome window above contains:
- the LOC108151634 gene encoding uncharacterized protein LOC108151634; this encodes MDNPLASVLPYIIAILHGKPLQSAAVDDMCRQIEACAQMDEAMMALIRSFDTPKEAVQYGIELGMDMGLLAQSNGILRIPIKLAKRSPGDEPPCNVEVEYVDLRSSVQQRELPCNNEESLCNAADKEPLFSDERGESCYSIEEPLIPGQVLRSAMKRLPGTTNH